The genomic window ttcagaaaggggcccaggcgtccgggtgcccccaaggcctttgggaaggggcccaggtgtccgggcggtcCCCAAGGCCTttgggaaagggcccaggcgtccgggtgcccccaagGCCttcagaaaggggcccaggcgtccgggtgcccccaagGCCTttgggaaagggcccaggcgtccgggtggcccccaAGGCCTtcgggaaagggcccaggcgtccgggcggtcccCAAGGCCttcagaaaggggcccaggcgtccgggtggcccccaAGGCCttgggaaaggggcccaggcgtccgggcggtcccCAAGGCCtttgggaaggggcccaggcgtccgggtggcccccaAGGCCttcgggaaggggcccaggcgtccgggtggcccccaAGGCCttgggaaaggggcccaggcgtccgggtggcccccaAGGCCTttgggaaagggcccaggcgtccgggcggtcccCAAGGCCtttgggaaggggcccaggcgtccgggtggcccccaAGGCCtttgggaaggggcccaggcgtccgggcggtcccCAAGGCCttgggaaaggggcccaggcgtccgggtggcccccaAGGCCTttgggaaagggcccaggcgtccgggcggtcccCAAGGCCtttgggaaggggcccaggcgtccgggtggcccccaAGGCCtttgggaaggggcccaggcgtccgggcggtcccCAAGGCCtttgggaaggggcccaggcgtccgggcggtcccCAAGGCCTtcggaaaggggcccaggcatccaggtgccCCCAAGGCCtttgggaaggggcccaggcgtccgggcggtcccCAAGGCCtttgggaaggggcccaggcgtccgggcggcccccaaGGCCTtcggaaaggggcccaggcgtccgggtggcccccaAGGCCtttgggaaggggcccaggcgtccgggtgcccccaaagcctttgggaaggggcccaggcgtccgggtggcccccaAGGCCtttgggaaggggcccaggcgtccgggcggtcccCAAGGCCtttgggaaggggcccaggcgtccgggtgcagggcccaggcatccgggcggcGCGGCTAGGGCACGCTGgtggcgggcccaggcgtccgggtgggggcGGCAGCCCCGTTTCGGCGCCGGCGGCCacccgcccggggggggggacggggacggggacggggacggggggcccaggcgccacCGgcagcgcgccgggccgggcctgcgggTAACggcagcccggacacctgggcccccccccccgggacacctgggccccccagaaAGGCCGGGACCCCCCAACATCACCCTTGTTCCCCCCCGGCCTGGCTGGGACCCCCCAAAATGTGGTGCCCCCCCGCAGGCCCTGAtcgccccccccccaggcccccaacGCTGCGGGTTGTGGCTGTCCCTGAGGGTTGTGGGTGTCACCAAGGGGTTGAGGGTGTCACTGTGGGTGTCAGTGTGGGTTGTGGCTGTCGCTGAGGGGTTGTGGGTGTCACTGTGGGTGTCACTGTGGCTTGTGAGTGTCACCGATGGTTGTGGGTGTCGCTGAGGGTTGAGGGTGTCACTGAGGGGTTGTGGGTGTCGCTGTGGGTATCACTGTGGCTTGTGGGTGGCACCGAGGGTTGTGGGTGTCACTGAGGGTTGAGGGTGTCACCGAGGGTTGTGGGTGTCACTGAGGGTCTCACTGTGGCTTGTGGGTGTCCCCGAGGGACGCAGGTGTCACTGAGGGTGGAGGGTGTCACCGAGGGGTTGAGGGTGTTGCTGTGGGTTGTGAGTGTCACCGATGGTTGTGGGTGTCACCGAGGGTTGTGGGTGTTGCTGTGGGTGTCACTGATGGTTGTGGGTGTCCCCGAGGGACGCGGGTGTCACTGAGGGGTTGTGGGTGTCACTGAGGGTTGTGGGTGTCACTGAGGGGCTGTGGGTGTCGCTGTGGGTGTCCCCGAGGGACGCGGGTGTCACCGATGGTTGTGGGTGTCACTGAGGGGCTGTGGGTGTCGCTGTGGGTGTCCCCGAGGGACGCGGGTGTCACCGATGGTTGTGGGTGTCACTGAGGGGTTGTGGGTGTCGCTGTGGGTGTCCCCGAGGGTTGTGGGTGTCCCCGAGGGACGCGGGTGTCCCCGAGGGTTGTGGGTGTCGCTGTGGGTGTCCCCGAGGGACGTGGGTGTCACCGATGGTTGTGGGTGTCACTGAGGGGTTGTGGGTGGCGCTGTGGGTGTCCCCGAGGGTGGAGGGTGTCGCTGTGGGTGTCCCCGAGGGTGGAGGGTGTCGCTGTGGGTGTCCCCGAGGGACGCGGGTGTCCCCGAGGGTGGAGGGTGTCGCTGTGGGTGTCCCCGAGGGTGCCCTGGGCACAGGGGGCGAGGGCGGGGCTGAGGTGCGGGGGCGCGAGCCGTGTCCGTGTCCGTGTCCGtgggccccgcgcagcccccaggccgccgtcgctgcccgcgggcccggcccggccatgctgccccggggcggccgccgcctgctgcccttcgcgggggccccggcgcccctcggcctcccgccgccgccgccgccggggctggtgagcaccggggggggggcggggggggctacggcggccgggcggggcggcggcgcggtgatggagcgggcggccggcgccgccccctgccggcccccgTAGCCGCCGCTCGCGGCCCCCGTAGCGGCCCCTGCCGGCTCCCGTACCGGCCGCCTTACCGGCTCCCGtaccggcgcggccccgctccgccgccgccgccgccgccgccgcgcccggggtaaggggggagggaggggggagggatcccggccgcggccctgccgcccccgggggcccaggcgtccgggtcggtgCGTTCCCGCCGCCCCCCGTagggccccgcggccggctgGGCCCCCcgctgccggacgcctgggtccctcgcccGGCACGTGCCACCGCTGGGCGCCcgctgccggacgcctgggcccctggcacCGGTCTCGTGGCCGGTCGCCTGGGTGCCCCGGCGCTGGCccggctcccggacgcctgggcccctcgcccggTATAATGCCACCTCTGGGCCtcgctcccggacgcctgggccccccctggcATCAACCCctcggccggacgcctgggtcccctggcaTTGGCAcacggccggacgcctgggcccctcgcccggcACGTGCCGCCTCTGGGCCtcgctcccggacgcctgggtcccccggagtTGGCCacacgcccggacgcctgggcccctcgcgctGGCACGTGCCACCGCCAGGCCCcgctgccggacgcctgggtcccctggcaTGAGCCCcgctgccggacgcctgggtcccccggcgTTGGccgcgcgcccggacgcctgggtccctcgcccGACACATGCCACCGCTGGGCtccgctcccggacgcctgggtcccctggcgCGGGGCCGTGGGGTCCCCCtggcctgggcggggggggggctggcgcgaggacccaggcgtccggcgggggAAGGGCGCCGAGGGCGAGGAGGGCCGTGAACCCAGGcgtccccctctgcccccccccgccccctccccatccAGTGacgggtcccaggcgtccgggccccagcgcctcctccagagatggggcccaggcgtccgggacgaggcagggggcccaggcgtccgggacaggagAGAAACCCAGGGGTCCAGAGTgagggaggacccaggcgtccgggacgaggcagggggcccaggcgtccgggacaggagAGAAACCCAGGGGTCCAGAGTgagggaggacccaggcgtccgggacgaggcagggggcccaggcgtccgggacaggagAGAAACCCAGGGGTCCAGAGTgagggaggacccaggcgtccgggacgaggcagggggcccaggcgtccgggacaggagAGAAACCCAGGGGTCCAGAGTgagggaggacccaggcgtccgggacgaggcagggggcccaggcgtccgggacaggagAGAAACCCAGGGGTCCAGAGTgagggaggacccaggcgtccgggacgaggcagggggcccaggcgtccgggacaggagAGAAACCCAGGGGTCCAGAGTgagggaggacccaggcgtccggagtttggggggggcgggaaggggggcagagggggaaccCAGGCGTGCGGGACGCGGGTGAGGGGGAGACGCAGGTGTCCGGcattggggggagagggaggtggggggggggagcccaggcgtgcgggccggggagggcccaggcgtccggggcgggggcgggctggGGCGGGCCCCGTCCCCCGAGCTTGGGAAGGGAGAAATTCCTGAGGCGCTACGAAACCTGGCAGGAGCGGCCGgggcccccgcccgcggccccccggggtGCTGCGGCACCCGCAGCCAGGGCGGGTGGGGGCGCCAGGGCGGgcgccaggccccggccccgctcagccGCTCGTCCCAGATGGAGCCGGCGGTGCTGGGGGCGCCGCTGGCCAAGCCCCGGCGCCCGGTCATCTCCTGCAACGTCTGCCAGATCCGCTTCAACTCCGAGGTGagccgcgcccggacgcctgggcccctccgtgGCCGgcgttggggggggcggggggggggggtccttccgGGTGGCCCGGCTCCCCAAGGTCCCTGGGGTGTCATGACCTGGGGTTGGGGGTCCCCAAGGTGACGGCTGTCCccagggtggggggtccctggggtgggggtgcccATGGTGATGGAGGTCTCTGGGTGACAGATGTCCCCAGGGTGATGGGTGCCCCCACGGTGGGGAGTCCCAGGGTGGGGTGTTCCCATGGTGACAGATGTCCCCAGGGTGATGGGTGCCCCCTcggtggggaggggggtccccagggtgctgcatGTCCAGGCTGAGCTGCGTCCCCAAGGTCCCTGGGGTGTCATGACCTGGGGTTGGGGGTCCCCAAGGTGACGGCTGTCCccagggtggggggtccctggggtggggggtccctggggtgggggtgcccATGGTGATGGAGGTCTCTGGGTGATAGATGTACCCAGGGTGACGGGTGCCCACACGGTGggtggggggtccccagggtgctgcatGTCCAGGCTGAGCTGCGTCCCCAAGGTCCCTGGGGTGTCATGACCTGGGGTTGGGGGTCCCCAAGGTGACGGCTGTCCccagggtggggggtccctggggtgggggtgcccATGGTGATGGAGGTCTCTGGGTGATAGATGTCCCCAGGGTGATGGGTGCccccacggtgggggggggggtccccagggtgctgcatGTCCAGGCTGAGCTGCGTCCCCAAGGTCCCTGGGGTGTCATGACCTGGGGTTGGGGGTCCCCAAGGTGACGGCTGTCCccagggtggggggtccctggggtgggggtgcccATGGTGATGGAGGTCTCTGGGTGATAGATGTCCCCAGGGTGATGGGTGCccccacggtgggggggggggtccccagggtgctgcatGTCCAGGCTGAGCTGCGTCCCCAAGGTCCCTGGGGTGTCATGACCTGGGATTGGGGGTCCCCAAGGTGATGGCtgtccccagggtgggggggccctggggtgggggtgcccATGGTGATGGAGGTCTCTGGGTGATAGATGTCCCCAGGGTGATGGGTGCccccacggtggggggggggtccccagggtgctgcatGTCCAGGCTGAGCTGCGTCCCCAAGGTCCCTGGGGTGTCATGACCTGGGGTTGGGGGTCCCCAAGGTGACGGCTGTCCCCAGGGtggggggaccctggggtgggggtgcccATGGTGCCGGAGGTCCCCGGGTGACGGCTGTCGGCACGGCGGGGGTCcctgggtgttgggggtccccggggggggtggCCCCGGGCCCGGGGTGACGCCTGTCCCCAGAGCCAGGCGGCCGCGCACTACCAGGGCAACCGGCACGCGCGGCGCCTCAAGGGGCTGGAGGCCGCCCGGGCCCGCCAGCGGGAGGGCGACCGAGCGGCGacgccggggacgccggggcccggccccgccgacgGCCAGGCCCCCCGGGCAGGTGGGTCCCGGCACCCCTgggtgtccccccgtgtccccacaccACCCTGGGGGCAGCGGGACCTCCCTGTCCAGGGGGTGCCGGCACCCCTGggtgtccccacgtgtccccacgCCACCCTGGGGGCAGCGGGACCTCACCATCCAGGGGGTCCCGGCACCCTTgggtgtccccccgtgtccccacgccaccctgggggcagcgggacccccccgtCCAGGGGGTGCCGGCACCCCTTggtgtccccacgtgtccccctgtgtccccacgccaccctgggggcagcgggacccccccgtCCAGGGGGTGCCAGCACCCTTGGGTGTCTCCACGTGTCCCCACATGTCCCCACGCCACCCTGGGGGCAGCGGGACCCCCCTGTCCAGGAGGTGCCAGCACCCCTTggtgtccccacgtgtccccctgtgtccccacgccaccctgggggcagcaggacccCCCCGTCCAGGGGGTGCCGGCACCCCTTggtgtccccacgtgtccccctgtgtccccacgccaccctgggggcagcaggacccCCCCGTCCAGGGGGTGCCGGCACCCCTGggtgtccccacgtgtccccacaccaccctgggggcagcaggacccCACCATCCAGGGGGTCCCGGCACCCCTGggtgtccccacgtgtccccacaccaccctgggggcagcaggacccCACCATCCAGGGGGTCCCGGCACCCCTGGGCGTCCCCTGCGGCCCCTCGTGTCACCCGGGGGCCGGTGAGCCCCacggcgcggggggagccggaGTGTCCTCGATGTCCCCGATGTCCCCGCCAAGCCGCTGCTGCCCCGCAGGcgagcggcccccggcccccgagaggcccccggcggcggcggcggcggcggtggcaccgggccccgcggagccgccgggggggacggggacggggacggcgggggaggcggcggcgggggacgcggaggaggagaaggcgaaGCGGCTGCTGTACTGCGCCCTCTGCAAGGTGGCCGTCAACTCACTGTCCCAGCTGGAGGCCCACAACAAAGGTGGGACAaggcgggggacacggggacactggGGAGCCCGGGGGCGCAGGGGACGTAGGGGACACGGAGACCTGGGGGGGCGCGAGGGGGATACGGGGGGTACAGGGACATATGGGGACGCTGGGGGGGACAtagggacactggggg from Struthio camelus isolate bStrCam1 chromosome 28, bStrCam1.hap1, whole genome shotgun sequence includes these protein-coding regions:
- the ZNF385A gene encoding zinc finger protein 385A; translation: MEPAVLGAPLAKPRRPVISCNVCQIRFNSESQAAAHYQGNRHARRLKGLEAARARQREGDRAATPGTPGPGPADGQAPRAGGSRHPWVSPRVPTPPWGQRDLPVQGVPAPLGVPTCPHATLGAAGPHHPGGPGTLGCPPVSPRHPGGSGTPPSRGCRHPLVSPRVPLCPHATLGAAGPPRPGGASTLGCLHVSPHVPTPPWGQRDPPVQEVPAPLGVPTCPPVSPRHPGGSRTPPSRGCRHPLVSPRVPLCPHATLGAAGPPRPGGAGTPGCPHVSPHHPGGSRTPPSRGSRHPWVSPRVPTPPWGQQDPTIQGVPAPLGVPCGPSCHPGAGERPPAPERPPAAAAAAVAPGPAEPPGGTGTGTAGEAAAGDAEEEKAKRLLYCALCKVAVNSLSQLEAHNKGTKHRTILEARSGLGPIRAFPRGGEAGAPPSEQPPRAFHCRVCNVRVNSEAQLKQHISSRRHRDGVAGKPNPLLGRHKKTRSPAELAAPLPFAKELPKALAGGGLLPPPLALAAAAAAAAMAAPPLALRPPGPPGALLPGPPLAPALLRPAPGPLRPAHAPLLFSPY